In the genome of Triticum urartu cultivar G1812 chromosome 5, Tu2.1, whole genome shotgun sequence, one region contains:
- the LOC125555610 gene encoding glutaredoxin-C1-like: MEQVTKLAGQRAVVIFGMSSCCMCHTVTSLLRDLGANPTVVELDEDPWGKEMEKALARLLGRNPAVPAVFIGGRLVGCTDKVMSLHLSGKLVPLLRNAGAVWV; the protein is encoded by the coding sequence ATGGAGCAGGTGACGAAGCTAGCGGGGCAGCGGGCGGTGGTGATCTTCGGCATGAGCTCCTGCTGCATGTGCCACACCGTGACGAGCCTCCTCCGTGATCTCGGGGCGAACCCGACGGTGGTGGAACTGGACGAGGACCCTTGGGGGAAGGAGATGGAGAAGGCGCTGGCGCGGCTCCTCGGCCGGAACCCTGCCGTGCCGGCGGTGTTCATCGGCGGCAGGCTCGTCGGATGCACCGACAAGGTCATGTCCCTTCACCTCAGCGGCAAACTGGTCCCGCTGCTTCGTAATGCAGGTGCTGTCTGGGTGTAG